Proteins found in one Campylobacter lari genomic segment:
- a CDS encoding glucosaminidase domain-containing protein — protein MKLIIILLSSILFLKAEFIAGFDEQYYALSVKEKREVFIKKISALLDVSFKEIENEKEFVNIFFREALKSNFRKLNSNAVQKLWSLKEKYRVKNLYDHKEYQMRIQKVPKSLAIAQAIIESATGTSRFAKEANNLFGEWTWGEKGLVPKERGEGKTHKIRIFDNLQESVDSYLLNLNRHDAYKEFRAWRWNTISENKKLDGKEAASHLEKYSEIKSNYTKLIISIIEQHNLDELD, from the coding sequence TTAGTAGTATTTTATTTTTAAAAGCTGAATTTATAGCAGGTTTTGATGAACAATATTATGCTTTAAGTGTAAAAGAAAAGCGTGAAGTTTTTATCAAAAAAATTAGCGCCTTGTTAGATGTTTCTTTTAAAGAAATTGAAAATGAAAAAGAATTTGTAAATATTTTTTTTAGGGAAGCTTTAAAGAGTAATTTTAGAAAGCTAAATTCTAATGCTGTGCAAAAACTATGGTCTTTAAAAGAAAAATACCGTGTTAAAAATTTATACGATCATAAAGAATACCAAATGCGTATCCAAAAGGTACCAAAGTCCTTAGCCATAGCTCAAGCTATTATTGAAAGTGCAACCGGCACTAGTCGTTTTGCTAAAGAGGCAAATAATTTATTTGGAGAATGGACTTGGGGCGAAAAAGGTTTGGTGCCAAAGGAAAGAGGCGAGGGTAAAACTCACAAAATTCGTATATTTGATAACTTGCAAGAAAGTGTGGATTCATATTTGCTTAATTTAAATCGTCATGATGCTTATAAAGAATTTAGAGCTTGGCGGTGGAACACTATAAGTGAAAATAAAAAACTTGATGGCAAAGAAGCAGCAAGTCATTTAGAAAAATATTCAGAGATTAAAAGTAATTATACCAAGCTTATTATTTCTATTATAGAGCAACACAATCTTGATGAGTTGGATTAA
- a CDS encoding ATP-binding protein, whose protein sequence is MKSLQFFYDNYPKFQKFDERKIQIQTHKNIIIKGGFASGKKNLILNFLSLYKAENILFIDCDDLKFQASALINLNSFLTYNPQIKFLALCNFTHDFDFASLKHLNLQIILSVCDSNFCLDQFEELHLDYLDFEEFLSLNKKYADTKTMVSYFLHTGRNVILNHNFNTNSSYLKSFYSPLELTILKQIALELGGEFSVNELLKTLKNNIKISKDTLYKSIEKLESNYTLYFVKNLEKNLKKVYFWDFSLKNSLSIQKDFSALFENLILSELFKFKQEIFYTKHFDFYLPSLKNAFLCSPFKDKDLLSLKVKKILSKNQLALSTIYIITLSQRDEFFIEGVRVMILPFDEWALGN, encoded by the coding sequence ATGAAATCGCTGCAATTTTTTTACGATAATTACCCAAAATTTCAAAAATTTGATGAAAGAAAAATTCAAATCCAAACCCATAAAAATATCATCATAAAAGGTGGTTTTGCAAGTGGTAAGAAAAATTTGATTTTAAATTTTTTGTCTTTATATAAAGCAGAAAATATACTTTTTATTGATTGTGATGATTTAAAATTTCAAGCAAGTGCTTTAATAAATTTAAATTCGTTTTTAACTTATAATCCACAGATTAAATTTTTAGCACTTTGCAACTTTACTCATGATTTTGACTTTGCTAGTTTAAAACACCTTAATTTGCAAATCATATTAAGCGTTTGTGATAGTAATTTTTGCTTAGATCAGTTTGAAGAACTTCATTTAGATTATTTAGATTTTGAAGAATTTTTAAGTCTAAATAAAAAATATGCTGATACCAAAACCATGGTAAGTTATTTTTTACACACAGGACGTAATGTGATTTTAAATCACAACTTTAACACAAACTCATCATACTTAAAAAGCTTTTATAGCCCATTAGAACTTACCATACTCAAACAAATTGCCCTAGAGCTTGGGGGTGAATTTAGCGTTAATGAGCTATTAAAAACCCTAAAAAATAACATAAAAATTTCAAAAGATACCTTATATAAAAGCATAGAAAAACTAGAATCAAACTACACTTTGTATTTTGTTAAAAATCTTGAAAAAAATTTAAAAAAAGTATATTTTTGGGATTTTTCACTAAAAAATTCTCTAAGCATACAAAAAGACTTTAGCGCATTGTTTGAAAATTTGATTTTAAGTGAGTTATTTAAATTTAAGCAAGAAATTTTTTATACTAAGCATTTTGATTTTTACTTACCAAGTCTTAAAAATGCATTTTTATGCTCGCCCTTTAAAGACAAAGATTTACTTAGCTTAAAAGTCAAAAAAATCCTTAGCAAAAACCAACTCGCACTTTCGACTATTTACATCATCACGCTTTCACAAAGAGATGAGTTTTTCATTGAAGGAGTGCGCGTGATGATTTTACCTTTTGATGAGTGGGCTTTAGGAAATTAA
- the rpsJ gene encoding 30S ribosomal protein S10, translating to MERIRLKLKAYDHRVLDRTVAAIVEAVKRTGADIRGPVPMPTKIKRYTVLKSPHINKDSREQFEMRIHARMLDIVAATPDTVDSLTKLDLAPEVNVEVRAMGK from the coding sequence ATGGAAAGAATCAGGCTTAAGCTAAAAGCTTATGACCACAGAGTTCTAGATCGCACAGTTGCAGCAATTGTAGAAGCTGTTAAAAGAACAGGTGCTGACATCAGAGGTCCAGTGCCAATGCCTACAAAAATCAAAAGATACACAGTTTTGAAATCTCCACACATCAATAAAGATTCACGCGAACAATTTGAGATGAGAATTCATGCTCGTATGCTTGATATTGTAGCAGCTACTCCAGATACAGTAGATTCACTCACTAAGCTTGACTTGGCTCCAGAGGTCAATGTTGAAGTAAGAGCTATGGGTAAATAA
- the rplC gene encoding 50S ribosomal protein L3, protein MEYIVEKIGMSRTISTPSIPVTLLKLVQTKVCEVENGKALVAYVKGKANNKCIAGQQKKYNLSAEYNRFASLEVANTEAGDIDLNPLKEASILKVSFNSKGRGYSGVVKRHGFAGGPASHGSRFHRRHGSIGNREWPGRVQPGMKMAGHYGNVKVTVKNEVVSFDEENGILVVKGAVPGFNGAMGKIRIAK, encoded by the coding sequence ATGGAATACATTGTAGAAAAAATTGGTATGAGTAGAACAATCAGCACACCAAGCATTCCTGTAACCTTACTTAAACTTGTTCAAACTAAAGTATGTGAAGTAGAAAATGGAAAAGCTTTGGTTGCTTATGTAAAAGGCAAAGCAAATAATAAATGCATTGCAGGTCAGCAAAAAAAATACAATCTTTCAGCTGAATATAATAGATTTGCTTCTTTAGAAGTAGCAAACACAGAAGCAGGCGATATTGATCTTAATCCTTTAAAAGAAGCTTCTATTTTAAAAGTAAGCTTTAATTCTAAAGGTAGAGGTTATAGTGGGGTTGTTAAAAGACACGGATTTGCCGGAGGTCCTGCAAGTCACGGTTCAAGATTCCACAGACGTCACGGATCAATCGGTAACCGCGAATGGCCAGGTCGTGTTCAACCAGGTATGAAAATGGCAGGTCATTATGGTAATGTAAAAGTTACTGTTAAAAATGAAGTAGTTTCATTTGATGAAGAAAATGGCATCTTAGTAGTAAAAGGTGCGGTACCAGGATTTAATGGTGCTATGGGTAAAATAAGGATTGCAAAATGA
- the rplD gene encoding 50S ribosomal protein L4, with product MSKVTVLNDKFEKASELDLPAKYAEVNPHNLYLYVKSYLASLRANTAHTKGRSDVSGGGKKPWRQKGRGGARAGSTRTNVWVGGAVAFGPTNNRNYFQKVNKKQKRLALERALADKAQNNALFSVDSLSIESGKTKDANAVIKKLGLKDALIVKDLLDEKTLLAFRNLANCYVVDISEVNAYLVSVFNAVIIEKAALESIVKEG from the coding sequence ATGAGTAAAGTAACTGTTTTAAATGATAAATTTGAAAAAGCTAGTGAACTCGATCTTCCAGCAAAATATGCAGAAGTTAATCCTCACAACCTTTATTTATATGTAAAATCTTATCTTGCTAGCCTTAGAGCAAACACAGCTCATACTAAAGGTAGAAGCGATGTAAGCGGTGGTGGTAAAAAACCATGGAGACAAAAAGGTCGTGGTGGTGCAAGAGCAGGTTCAACAAGAACGAATGTTTGGGTTGGTGGTGCTGTGGCATTTGGTCCTACAAACAATCGTAACTATTTCCAAAAAGTTAATAAAAAACAAAAACGCTTAGCGCTTGAAAGAGCATTGGCTGATAAAGCACAAAACAATGCATTATTCTCAGTAGATAGTTTAAGCATTGAAAGCGGTAAAACAAAAGATGCAAATGCAGTTATTAAAAAGCTTGGTTTAAAAGATGCTTTAATTGTAAAAGATTTACTAGATGAAAAAACACTTCTTGCTTTTAGAAACTTAGCAAATTGCTATGTAGTTGATATTAGCGAAGTAAATGCTTATTTAGTATCTGTATTTAATGCTGTTATCATTGAAAAAGCAGCGCTTGAATCTATCGTAAAAGAGGGTTAA
- a CDS encoding 50S ribosomal protein L23, protein MADITDIKTILYTEKSLNLQEQGVVVIQTSPKMTKNGLKEVLREYFGVTPVRINSLKMDGKVKRFRGREGQRNSFKKFYVKLPEGVSLESSEA, encoded by the coding sequence ATGGCAGATATTACTGATATAAAAACAATACTTTACACTGAAAAAAGCTTAAACCTTCAAGAGCAAGGTGTTGTAGTTATTCAAACTTCTCCAAAAATGACTAAAAATGGTCTAAAAGAAGTTTTAAGAGAATATTTTGGTGTAACTCCAGTAAGAATTAATTCTTTAAAAATGGATGGAAAAGTAAAGCGTTTTAGAGGTCGTGAAGGTCAAAGAAATAGCTTTAAAAAATTCTATGTTAAGCTACCAGAAGGTGTGAGCTTAGAAAGTTCGGAGGCATAA
- the rplB gene encoding 50S ribosomal protein L2, translated as MAIKTYKPYTPSRRYITGVSSDDITAKASVRSLLVKLPAHAGRNNNGRITSRHKEAGAKKLYRIIDFKRRKFGIEGKVEAIEYDPYRNCRIALISYRDGEKRYILQPKGLSVGDVICAAESGLDIKPGNAMKLRNIPVGTIVHNIELKPGKGGQMIRSAGAYAQLMGKEEKYVILRLASGEMRQVLAECMASIGEVGNEEWSNVTIGKAGRNRHRGIRPQTRGSAMNPVDHPHGGGEGKKNSGRHPVTPWGKPTKGAKTRRKKASDKLIISRRKGK; from the coding sequence ATGGCAATTAAAACTTATAAACCATATACTCCAAGTAGAAGATACATCACAGGTGTAAGCTCTGATGATATCACAGCAAAAGCTAGTGTGCGTTCATTACTTGTCAAACTTCCAGCTCATGCAGGTCGTAACAATAATGGTAGAATCACAAGCCGTCATAAAGAAGCAGGTGCTAAAAAACTTTACAGAATTATAGATTTTAAAAGAAGAAAATTTGGTATTGAAGGTAAAGTTGAAGCAATCGAGTACGATCCATACAGAAATTGCCGTATTGCATTAATCTCTTATAGAGATGGTGAAAAAAGATACATCTTACAACCAAAAGGTTTAAGTGTTGGTGATGTTATTTGTGCTGCTGAAAGCGGACTTGACATTAAACCAGGTAATGCAATGAAATTAAGAAACATCCCAGTGGGTACTATCGTACACAATATCGAGTTAAAGCCAGGTAAAGGCGGTCAAATGATCCGTTCAGCAGGTGCTTATGCTCAATTAATGGGTAAAGAAGAAAAATACGTTATCTTAAGACTTGCAAGTGGTGAAATGAGACAAGTTTTAGCTGAATGTATGGCAAGTATAGGCGAAGTTGGTAATGAAGAATGGTCAAACGTGACTATTGGTAAAGCTGGTAGAAATCGCCATAGAGGTATTCGTCCTCAAACAAGAGGTTCTGCGATGAACCCAGTTGATCACCCGCACGGTGGGGGTGAAGGTAAGAAAAATTCAGGCCGTCATCCAGTTACTCCATGGGGTAAACCAACTAAAGGTGCTAAAACTCGCCGTAAAAAAGCTAGCGATAAGCTAATAATTTCAAGAAGAAAAGGAAAGTAA
- the rpsS gene encoding 30S ribosomal protein S19, with protein sequence MARSLKKGPFVDDHVMKKVIAAKKANDGKPIKTWSRRSTIIPDMIGLTFNVHNGKSFIPVYVTENHIGYKLGEFAPTRTFKGHKGSVQKKIGK encoded by the coding sequence ATGGCTAGGTCACTAAAAAAAGGTCCTTTTGTTGATGACCATGTAATGAAAAAAGTCATCGCTGCTAAAAAAGCTAACGATGGTAAGCCAATTAAAACTTGGTCAAGACGCAGCACTATTATACCTGATATGATAGGTTTAACTTTTAATGTTCATAATGGAAAAAGCTTTATCCCAGTATATGTTACTGAAAATCATATCGGTTACAAATTAGGTGAATTTGCACCTACTAGAACATTCAAGGGTCACAAAGGCTCTGTTCAGAAAAAAATAGGTAAGTAA
- the rplV gene encoding 50S ribosomal protein L22: MSRALIKFIRLSPTKARLIAREVQGMNAELALASLKFMPNKGAKFIANAISSAVANGGFEANEVVVSSCRVDAGAVLKRFRPRARGSASRIRKPTSHILVEVSKVEASAEKTTKAKKASVKKES, encoded by the coding sequence ATGAGTAGAGCGTTAATTAAATTCATAAGATTATCTCCAACTAAAGCGAGATTGATTGCTAGAGAAGTTCAAGGTATGAATGCAGAGCTTGCATTAGCTAGTTTGAAATTTATGCCAAATAAAGGTGCTAAATTTATAGCAAATGCTATTTCAAGTGCTGTAGCAAATGGCGGATTTGAAGCAAATGAAGTTGTTGTTTCAAGTTGTCGTGTTGATGCTGGTGCGGTTTTAAAAAGATTTAGACCAAGAGCTAGAGGAAGTGCTAGTCGTATTAGAAAGCCAACTTCACACATTTTGGTAGAAGTTAGTAAAGTAGAAGCAAGTGCTGAAAAAACTACAAAAGCTAAAAAAGCATCAGTGAAAAAGGAAAGCTAA